A genomic window from Streptomyces broussonetiae includes:
- a CDS encoding helix-turn-helix domain-containing protein, with protein sequence MTEKKRNAPAHPRPRPSSGVTHENEPLRDNFTVISNDLAQHPELSFSAIGVATHIQSLPEGTPVGIKALAANSPDGEIPIAAALRELEEHGFLSRTKERLPSGQVTTRTTSYNKPRRALAAAAPPIPPEAETKPDRPSCGTKATDLLSCLRAHDSRLLLTERDVHRLAPAVAEWLERGVPPTAVVRTLTTGLPQDPIKHPAESDSRPHASTSSKPRPTLSRLRASRRCVRSSTPGPCSSPLNDTLSALPG encoded by the coding sequence ATGACTGAGAAGAAGCGTAACGCTCCCGCGCACCCGAGGCCCCGTCCTTCGTCCGGCGTCACCCATGAGAACGAACCCCTCCGCGACAACTTCACCGTGATCAGCAACGACTTGGCCCAGCACCCGGAGCTGTCGTTCAGCGCGATCGGTGTGGCGACGCACATCCAGTCGCTGCCCGAGGGCACTCCGGTCGGTATCAAGGCGCTGGCGGCGAACTCCCCCGACGGGGAGATCCCGATCGCGGCGGCGCTGCGCGAACTGGAGGAGCACGGGTTCCTCTCACGCACCAAGGAGCGTCTTCCATCGGGGCAGGTGACGACTCGGACGACCTCGTACAACAAGCCCCGACGCGCCCTGGCCGCGGCGGCCCCGCCCATCCCTCCCGAGGCCGAGACCAAGCCCGACCGGCCGTCCTGTGGGACGAAGGCGACCGACCTGCTGTCCTGCCTGCGCGCGCACGACTCCCGCCTGCTCCTCACCGAACGGGACGTGCACCGGCTGGCCCCGGCCGTCGCCGAGTGGCTGGAGCGGGGTGTGCCGCCCACGGCCGTTGTACGGACCCTCACGACGGGCCTGCCCCAGGACCCGATCAAGCACCCGGCTGAGTCGGACTCCCGCCCTCACGCCAGCACCTCTTCGAAGCCACGACCAACGCTCAGCAGACTCAGAGCCTCGCGCCGTTGCGTGCGTTCGTCCACTCCTGGGCCGTGTTCGTCGCCATTGAACGACACCCTGAGCGCGCTGCCCGGCTGA
- a CDS encoding ATP-binding protein, whose product MNQKNHLRIQLSATRRGARLARLLTERQLAEWGAPFEEATQVVAELASNAVLHGRVRGRDFRLGLTLHDDGTLRIEVTDARGDRVPCLHDPVAEESERGRGLRIVAAYAERWGVAEAPAGAKIVWAELVPGRGGP is encoded by the coding sequence ATGAATCAGAAAAACCACCTCAGGATCCAGCTGTCGGCGACCCGAAGAGGCGCGCGCCTGGCCCGGCTCCTCACCGAGCGTCAACTGGCCGAGTGGGGCGCGCCGTTCGAGGAGGCGACGCAGGTGGTGGCGGAGCTGGCGTCGAACGCCGTACTGCACGGGCGGGTACGGGGACGGGACTTCCGCCTGGGGCTGACGCTCCACGACGACGGCACCCTGCGGATCGAGGTGACCGACGCCCGGGGCGACCGGGTCCCGTGTCTCCATGACCCGGTGGCCGAGGAGTCGGAACGCGGCCGGGGTCTACGGATCGTGGCGGCGTACGCGGAACGCTGGGGCGTGGCGGAGGCGCCGGCCGGGGCCAAGATCGTCTGGGCGGAACTCGTACCGGGTCGCGGTGGCCCGTGA
- a CDS encoding helix-turn-helix domain-containing protein, with the protein MEDEEAEAVLKMVGRQIKVWREAAGLKQGELGARIKYSEEMVSSVERGRRSPKPDFLDAADEVLGADGKLSAMKEDVEKARYPKNVRDLAKLEGEATELGAYAALHVHGLLQTTEYARALYAMRRPSYTEEEIDRLVAARMARKSVFERVPRALITFVQEEATLRRPIGGKVVLRQQLEHLVEMSKLRHVEIQVMPTDCEDHAGMMGSIQVLKLPNGKTLGHTEGQLYSRVVSDPREAHLMEMRYGMIRAQALTPRESLAFIEKVLELET; encoded by the coding sequence GTGGAGGACGAAGAGGCCGAGGCCGTACTCAAGATGGTCGGACGGCAGATCAAGGTCTGGCGGGAAGCTGCCGGGCTGAAGCAGGGAGAGCTGGGGGCGCGGATCAAGTACAGCGAGGAGATGGTGTCGTCCGTGGAGCGCGGGCGACGGTCTCCAAAGCCGGACTTTCTCGACGCCGCCGATGAAGTGCTGGGTGCGGACGGGAAGTTGTCCGCGATGAAGGAGGACGTGGAGAAGGCCCGGTATCCGAAGAACGTTCGGGATCTGGCCAAGCTGGAGGGTGAGGCCACTGAGTTGGGGGCTTACGCCGCCCTCCATGTTCACGGCCTCTTGCAGACAACGGAATACGCACGTGCTTTGTATGCCATGCGGCGGCCCTCGTACACCGAGGAGGAGATCGACCGCCTCGTCGCCGCGCGCATGGCAAGGAAGTCGGTGTTCGAGCGGGTACCCCGGGCGCTCATCACGTTCGTCCAGGAAGAGGCAACGCTGAGGCGTCCCATCGGCGGCAAGGTGGTGCTGCGGCAGCAGTTGGAACACCTGGTGGAGATGAGCAAGTTGCGGCATGTGGAGATCCAGGTGATGCCCACGGACTGTGAGGATCACGCGGGCATGATGGGCTCGATCCAGGTGCTGAAGCTCCCGAACGGCAAGACCCTCGGACACACTGAAGGCCAGCTCTACAGCCGGGTCGTCAGCGACCCTCGGGAGGCCCACCTCATGGAGATGCGCTATGGGATGATCCGGGCGCAGGCGCTCACGCCCCGAGAGTCACTCGCCTTCATCGAGAAAGTACTGGAGTTGGAGACATGA
- a CDS encoding DUF397 domain-containing protein — MTALEWFKSSYSGNDGPECVEVAISPATIHIRDSKDRDHGQLAVSGASWTEFLDFAVHSA, encoded by the coding sequence ATGACCGCCCTGGAGTGGTTCAAGAGCAGCTACAGCGGCAACGACGGCCCCGAATGCGTCGAGGTCGCCATATCCCCCGCCACCATCCACATCCGCGACTCCAAGGACAGGGACCACGGCCAACTCGCCGTGAGCGGAGCCTCCTGGACGGAGTTCCTGGACTTCGCCGTTCACTCCGCGTAG
- a CDS encoding ATP-binding protein, with protein MTRERPSMQDLIGRRRRAGFVGRGGERAAFRANLDLAPEDERHRFLFHVHGNSGVGKTFLVRELEQIARERGALTAYVDESVGSVPEAMAALCRQLAQQGHRLRKLEEALVAHRARRHDAEAEAAALEPGPEGPSPLTMTAVRLGMAGVGTLVPGAGVFAGAVDAGQLADAAARLKARLSARFRNQEDVQLVLSPERVLTPKLLDELAEVTSSVRWLVLFFDTYERTGPFLDGWLHELMTTDRYGALPANVLVVTAGQRPFDTARWGGFADFMTDLPLGPFTDAEARGLLADRGVVAEPVVAEVLRLTRGLPVLVSTLAEARPADPDDVGDPSATAVDRFLKWEPDPVRRSVALACALPRRLDADVFRAVAQCTPDEADALYDWLRGMPFVSERGERVQYHDVVRAPMLRMQRRRSPRGWAQRQEQLAETFGRWRHERQDGLADPWADEEWRELRLAEAYHRLCAGERSALAFVLGGAVRACGWREEEGRRWARMLVEAGADTQAEDVTRWGRDLLHALESRTAEQALTLLLDHAPLDTASRAIAHANRGTLLRVAEAPERALTEYDRALALTPGLTLAHHGRALTRAALRDYEGAVADLDRVLAEDPDNAAHLSSRGDYRRLCGQYDAALRDLDRAVALDPTLRDTWAVRGATHHAMRRYDQALTDLDRALQIDPEFVWGLARRARLHRSLRDRARQLADLDRAVALLPEAPWVRCERGDALAAVGREAEALADYDKALALDPEYASAYASRGALHGRRGRDEEALADLDRALSLTPDYPWALVHRSRARSRQGRYDRALVHAYRAVELDPRGAWALANKIQTDMSVGRLEQARSDLERYVTLGGDTDWACRQLAAVHLLNGRYEEAVAALDTAEVRCAAALSARNWPLARQAATPDVRRALAVSAAEGVSVARPLWTSLARANGRTWVRPVTSAALQNWPELDRDLHRFLTAPHSWPDLADLADALDILRLSPAMDRTRLAPRLARAIEARDAMRARYAE; from the coding sequence ATGACGCGGGAACGGCCGTCGATGCAGGACCTCATCGGGCGGCGCAGACGGGCGGGATTCGTGGGCCGCGGCGGTGAACGGGCCGCCTTCCGGGCCAACTTGGACCTGGCGCCCGAGGACGAGCGGCACCGCTTCCTCTTCCACGTCCACGGCAACTCGGGTGTCGGAAAGACGTTCCTGGTCAGGGAGCTGGAGCAGATCGCGCGCGAACGCGGGGCGCTGACGGCGTACGTCGACGAGAGCGTGGGCAGCGTGCCCGAGGCGATGGCCGCCCTGTGCCGCCAACTGGCCCAGCAGGGGCACCGGTTGAGGAAACTGGAAGAGGCGCTGGTCGCCCACCGGGCGCGGCGGCACGACGCCGAGGCCGAGGCCGCGGCCCTGGAACCCGGGCCCGAGGGCCCCTCCCCGCTGACCATGACGGCCGTGCGGCTGGGCATGGCGGGCGTGGGCACGCTCGTGCCCGGCGCCGGAGTCTTCGCCGGAGCGGTGGACGCGGGCCAACTGGCCGATGCCGCCGCCCGGTTGAAGGCCCGGCTGAGCGCCCGCTTCCGCAACCAGGAGGACGTGCAGCTGGTGCTGTCCCCGGAGCGGGTGCTGACCCCCAAGCTGCTGGACGAACTGGCGGAGGTGACGTCGTCCGTCCGCTGGCTGGTCCTGTTCTTCGACACCTACGAGCGCACCGGCCCCTTCCTCGACGGCTGGCTGCACGAGCTGATGACCACCGACCGCTACGGCGCCCTGCCCGCCAACGTCCTCGTCGTCACCGCCGGCCAGCGCCCCTTCGACACCGCCCGCTGGGGCGGCTTCGCCGACTTCATGACCGACCTGCCGCTCGGCCCGTTCACCGACGCGGAGGCGCGTGGACTGCTGGCGGACCGCGGGGTGGTGGCCGAGCCGGTGGTCGCGGAGGTGCTCCGGCTGACCCGCGGCCTGCCCGTCCTCGTCTCCACCCTGGCCGAGGCCCGCCCCGCCGACCCGGACGACGTGGGTGACCCGAGCGCCACGGCGGTGGACCGGTTCCTCAAGTGGGAGCCGGACCCGGTGCGCCGGTCGGTGGCCCTGGCCTGCGCGCTGCCCCGGCGCCTGGACGCGGATGTGTTCCGGGCGGTGGCGCAGTGCACGCCGGACGAGGCCGACGCCCTGTACGACTGGCTGCGGGGCATGCCGTTCGTCAGCGAGCGGGGCGAGCGGGTGCAGTACCACGACGTCGTGCGCGCCCCGATGCTGCGGATGCAGCGCAGGCGCTCGCCGCGGGGATGGGCGCAGCGGCAGGAGCAGCTCGCGGAGACCTTCGGCAGGTGGCGCCACGAACGGCAGGACGGTCTCGCCGACCCCTGGGCGGACGAGGAGTGGCGGGAGCTGAGGCTCGCGGAGGCCTACCACCGGCTGTGCGCGGGGGAGCGGAGCGCACTCGCGTTCGTGCTCGGCGGGGCGGTGCGGGCCTGCGGCTGGCGCGAGGAGGAAGGCCGCCGCTGGGCCCGGATGCTGGTGGAGGCCGGAGCGGACACCCAGGCCGAGGACGTGACGCGCTGGGGCCGGGACCTGCTGCACGCGCTGGAGTCCCGGACCGCCGAGCAGGCGCTGACCCTGCTCCTGGACCACGCCCCGCTCGACACCGCGTCCCGGGCCATCGCCCACGCCAACCGCGGCACCCTGCTGCGCGTGGCCGAGGCCCCCGAGCGCGCGCTCACCGAGTACGACCGGGCCCTCGCCCTCACGCCCGGGCTGACGCTCGCCCATCACGGCCGCGCCCTCACCCGCGCCGCCCTGCGCGACTACGAGGGCGCCGTCGCCGACCTGGACCGCGTCCTCGCCGAAGACCCCGACAACGCCGCCCATCTCAGCTCCCGCGGCGACTACCGGCGGCTGTGCGGACAGTACGACGCCGCCCTGCGCGACCTGGACCGGGCGGTCGCGCTCGACCCGACGCTGCGCGACACCTGGGCCGTACGCGGGGCCACGCACCACGCCATGCGCCGCTACGACCAGGCGCTCACCGACCTGGACCGGGCCCTGCAGATCGACCCGGAGTTCGTCTGGGGCCTGGCCCGCCGGGCCCGGCTGCACCGCTCGCTGCGCGACCGCGCGCGTCAACTGGCCGATCTGGACCGCGCGGTGGCGCTCCTCCCGGAGGCGCCCTGGGTGCGGTGCGAGCGGGGCGACGCGCTCGCCGCCGTGGGCCGCGAGGCGGAGGCACTGGCCGACTACGACAAGGCCCTCGCGCTGGACCCGGAGTACGCCTCCGCCTACGCCAGCCGGGGCGCCCTGCACGGCAGGCGCGGCCGCGACGAGGAGGCGCTGGCCGACCTCGACCGCGCGCTGAGCCTCACCCCGGACTATCCCTGGGCCCTGGTGCACCGTTCCAGGGCCCGCAGCCGCCAAGGCAGATACGACAGGGCGCTCGTCCATGCCTACCGTGCCGTGGAACTGGATCCCCGGGGCGCGTGGGCCCTCGCGAACAAGATCCAGACGGATATGAGCGTCGGCCGGCTGGAGCAGGCGCGGTCGGACCTCGAACGGTACGTCACGCTGGGCGGGGACACGGACTGGGCCTGCCGTCAACTGGCCGCCGTGCACCTCCTGAACGGCCGGTACGAGGAGGCGGTGGCCGCCCTCGACACGGCCGAGGTCCGCTGTGCCGCCGCGCTGAGCGCCCGGAACTGGCCCCTGGCCCGGCAGGCGGCGACCCCGGACGTGCGCCGGGCCCTGGCGGTGAGCGCAGCCGAGGGCGTGAGCGTCGCCCGCCCCCTGTGGACGAGCCTCGCCCGTGCGAACGGCCGTACCTGGGTGCGGCCGGTGACCAGCGCGGCCCTCCAGAACTGGCCCGAACTGGATCGCGACCTGCACCGCTTCCTGACTGCCCCGCACTCCTGGCCGGACCTGGCAGATCTGGCCGACGCACTCGACATCCTCCGCCTGAGCCCCGCCATGGACCGCACCCGGCTCGCACCCCGGCTGGCGCGGGCGATCGAGGCGCGGGACGCGATGCGGGCGCGCTACGCGGAGTGA
- a CDS encoding DUF2165 domain-containing protein, with the protein MNTTPTRHTGLRLAAGVLTGILALYIALVALGNITDFGTNQQFVRHVLAMDTTFRDHDLMWRAITSTGLQDTAYVAIIVWETVAALVLIWGTWLWAWRKDDLARRWSTYGLLMLLLLFGAGFIAIGGEWFAMWQSKTWNGEDAAIRVFTLAGVALIVNLLPGGRTQDAS; encoded by the coding sequence ATGAACACCACCCCCACACGTCACACGGGACTCAGACTCGCCGCCGGAGTTCTCACCGGCATACTCGCTCTCTACATCGCCCTGGTCGCCCTCGGGAACATCACCGATTTCGGCACGAACCAGCAGTTCGTACGGCATGTCCTGGCGATGGACACGACCTTCAGGGACCACGACCTGATGTGGCGGGCCATCACCAGTACCGGCCTTCAGGACACCGCGTATGTCGCCATCATCGTGTGGGAGACCGTGGCAGCCCTGGTACTGATCTGGGGGACCTGGCTCTGGGCCTGGCGCAAAGACGACCTCGCCCGGCGCTGGTCCACCTACGGGTTGCTGATGTTGCTGCTGCTGTTCGGTGCCGGGTTCATCGCGATCGGCGGCGAGTGGTTCGCGATGTGGCAGTCGAAGACGTGGAACGGCGAGGACGCCGCGATCCGTGTCTTCACGCTCGCCGGTGTCGCCCTCATCGTCAATCTCCTGCCCGGCGGACGGACTCAGGACGCTAGCTGA
- a CDS encoding bifunctional FO biosynthesis protein CofGH has protein sequence MTTSATSGTGPTENSMRRALKRARDGVALDVAETAVLLQARGEDLTDLAASAARVRDAGLEQAGRPGVITYSKSVFIPLTRLCRDKCHYCTFVTVPGKLRRAGHGMFMSPDEVLDIARKGAALGCKEALITLGDKPEERWPEAREWLDAHGYDDTIAYVRAVSVRILEETGLLPHLNPGVLTWTDFQRLKPVAPSMGMMLETTATRLWSEPGGPHFGSPDKEPAVRLRVLEDAGRSSVPFTSGLLIGIGETYEERAESLFALRKVSRAYHGIQELIIQNFRAKPDTAMRGMPDAELDDLVATVAVARHIMGPSACLQAPPNLVDSEYERLIGAGIDDWGGVSPLTIDHVNPERPWPQIEELAEKSAAAGFRLRERLCVYPEFVRRGEPWLDPRLRPHVSALADPRTGLAREDAVVEGHPWQEPEEVFTAAGRTDLHVAIDTEGRTADRREDFDEVYGDWAALREAAAPGMTPQRIDTDVRQALRTAADDPTRLTDTEALALLHADGPALDALCRIADDVRRSAVGDDVTYIVTRNINFTNVCYTGCRFCAFAQRRTDADAYTLSLEQVADRAQQAWDVGAVEVCMQGGIHPDLPGTAYFDIARAVKERVPGMHVHAFSPMEVVNGATRTGMPIREWLTAAKEAGLDSVPGTAAEILDDEVRWVLTKGKLPTATWIEVITTAHELGIRSSSTMMYGHVDQPRHWLGHLRTLARIQRETGGFTEFVTLPFIHTNAPVYLAGIARPGPSTRDNRAVTAMARLLLHPWIPNIQTSWVKLGTEGAAEMLRSGANDLGGTLMEETISRMAGSSYGSYKSVRDLVAVAEAAGRPARPRTTLYGEVPEERQRAAEASDGHLPELLPVLD, from the coding sequence ATGACGACTTCCGCGACCTCCGGAACCGGCCCGACCGAGAACTCCATGCGTCGCGCCCTCAAACGCGCCCGGGACGGTGTCGCCCTCGACGTCGCCGAGACCGCGGTGCTGCTCCAGGCCCGCGGCGAGGATCTGACCGACCTCGCCGCGTCGGCCGCCCGGGTGCGGGACGCGGGTCTCGAGCAGGCGGGCAGGCCCGGTGTCATCACGTACTCGAAGAGCGTCTTCATCCCGCTGACGCGGCTGTGCCGGGACAAGTGCCACTACTGCACCTTCGTCACCGTCCCCGGCAAGCTGCGCCGGGCCGGGCACGGGATGTTCATGTCCCCGGACGAGGTGCTGGACATCGCCCGCAAGGGCGCCGCCCTCGGCTGCAAGGAAGCCCTCATCACCCTCGGCGACAAGCCGGAGGAGCGCTGGCCCGAGGCGCGCGAGTGGCTCGACGCGCACGGCTACGACGACACCATCGCCTACGTCCGCGCCGTCTCCGTCCGCATCCTGGAGGAGACGGGCCTGCTGCCCCACCTCAACCCGGGCGTGCTGACCTGGACGGACTTCCAGCGCCTCAAGCCCGTCGCGCCCTCCATGGGCATGATGCTGGAGACGACCGCGACCCGCCTGTGGTCCGAGCCCGGCGGCCCGCACTTCGGCTCCCCGGACAAGGAACCGGCCGTACGGCTGCGGGTCCTGGAGGACGCCGGCCGCTCCTCGGTGCCCTTCACCTCCGGTCTGCTCATCGGCATCGGTGAGACGTACGAGGAGCGGGCCGAGTCCCTCTTCGCGCTCCGGAAGGTCTCCCGCGCCTACCACGGCATCCAGGAGCTGATCATCCAGAACTTCCGCGCCAAGCCGGACACGGCGATGCGCGGCATGCCGGACGCCGAACTGGACGACCTGGTCGCCACGGTGGCCGTCGCCCGGCACATCATGGGCCCGTCGGCCTGCCTCCAGGCCCCGCCGAACCTGGTCGACTCCGAGTACGAGCGGCTGATCGGCGCCGGCATCGACGACTGGGGCGGGGTGTCGCCCCTGACCATCGACCACGTCAATCCCGAGCGCCCCTGGCCGCAGATCGAGGAGCTGGCCGAGAAGTCGGCGGCCGCCGGTTTCCGGCTGCGCGAGCGCCTCTGCGTCTACCCGGAGTTCGTGCGCCGCGGCGAGCCCTGGCTGGACCCGCGGCTGCGCCCGCACGTGAGCGCCCTCGCCGACCCGCGGACGGGGCTGGCCCGCGAGGACGCGGTGGTCGAGGGGCACCCCTGGCAGGAGCCGGAGGAGGTGTTCACGGCGGCGGGCCGCACGGATCTCCACGTGGCGATCGACACCGAGGGCCGCACCGCCGACCGGCGCGAGGACTTCGACGAGGTGTACGGCGACTGGGCGGCGCTGCGCGAGGCGGCGGCTCCCGGGATGACCCCGCAGCGCATCGACACCGACGTGCGGCAGGCGCTGCGCACCGCGGCCGACGACCCGACGAGGCTGACCGACACCGAGGCGCTCGCCCTGCTGCACGCGGACGGTCCGGCGTTGGACGCGCTGTGCCGGATCGCGGACGACGTGCGCAGGTCGGCGGTCGGCGACGACGTGACGTACATCGTCACCAGGAACATCAACTTCACCAACGTCTGCTACACCGGCTGCCGCTTCTGTGCCTTCGCGCAGCGGCGCACGGACGCCGACGCCTACACCCTCTCGCTGGAGCAGGTCGCCGACCGGGCCCAGCAGGCCTGGGACGTGGGCGCGGTCGAGGTGTGCATGCAGGGCGGCATCCATCCCGACCTGCCGGGCACGGCGTACTTCGACATCGCCAGGGCGGTGAAGGAGCGGGTTCCCGGGATGCACGTCCACGCCTTCTCGCCCATGGAGGTGGTGAACGGCGCGACGCGCACCGGGATGCCGATCCGCGAGTGGCTGACGGCGGCCAAGGAGGCGGGCCTGGACTCCGTCCCGGGTACGGCGGCGGAGATCCTGGACGACGAGGTCCGCTGGGTGCTGACCAAGGGCAAGCTGCCGACGGCCACGTGGATCGAGGTGATCACCACCGCCCATGAGCTGGGCATCCGCTCCTCCTCGACGATGATGTACGGCCATGTCGACCAGCCCCGCCACTGGCTCGGCCATCTGCGCACCCTGGCCCGGATCCAGCGCGAGACGGGCGGTTTCACCGAGTTCGTCACCCTCCCCTTCATCCACACGAACGCGCCGGTCTACCTGGCGGGCATCGCCCGTCCGGGTCCTTCCACCCGGGACAACCGGGCGGTGACGGCCATGGCCCGGCTCCTGCTGCACCCCTGGATCCCCAACATCCAGACAAGCTGGGTCAAACTCGGCACCGAGGGTGCGGCGGAGATGCTCCGCTCCGGTGCGAACGACCTGGGCGGGACGCTGATGGAGGAGACGATCTCCCGCATGGCGGGCTCGTCGTACGGCTCGTACAAGTCGGTCCGCGACCTCGTCGCCGTTGCGGAGGCGGCCGGCCGCCCGGCCCGGCCCCGCACCACCCTGTACGGCGAGGTGCCCGAGGAGCGGCAGCGGGCGGCCGAGGCCTCCGACGGCCACCTGCCGGAACTGCTGCCGGTCCTGGACTGA
- a CDS encoding LLM class F420-dependent oxidoreductase, producing MRIAVTIFLTDETIAPVRLARELEQRGYAGLYLPEHTHIPVERTTPYPAGGDLPREYGRTLDPFVALGQAAAVTERLTLGTGITLVAQHDPIALAKQIATLDHLSGGRLTLGLGYGWNVEEAADHGVDWRARRELVRDRTRLMQALWAEEPRSYEGEFGSVRASHAHPKPAQKPRGRITGPRTLVGGAAGPKLFAHIAEYTDGWLPIGGRGLTESLPVLRSVWADAGRDPAALHIVPYAVLPAPGKLAHYAELGIEEVVLQLPSAGEAEVLRVLDDYASFL from the coding sequence ATGCGTATCGCCGTCACCATCTTCCTCACCGACGAGACCATCGCACCGGTCCGGCTCGCCCGCGAACTCGAGCAGCGCGGCTACGCCGGCCTCTACCTGCCCGAGCACACCCACATACCCGTCGAACGGACCACCCCGTACCCGGCCGGTGGCGACCTCCCGCGCGAATACGGCCGCACCCTCGACCCCTTCGTCGCCCTCGGCCAGGCCGCCGCCGTGACCGAGCGGCTGACCCTCGGCACCGGCATCACCCTCGTCGCCCAGCACGACCCCATCGCCCTCGCCAAGCAGATCGCCACCCTCGACCACCTGTCCGGCGGTCGTCTCACGCTCGGCCTCGGCTACGGCTGGAACGTCGAGGAGGCGGCCGACCACGGCGTCGACTGGCGCGCCCGCCGGGAGCTGGTCCGGGACCGGACCCGGCTCATGCAGGCACTGTGGGCCGAGGAACCGAGGTCCTACGAGGGCGAGTTCGGGAGCGTACGGGCCAGCCACGCCCACCCGAAGCCGGCGCAGAAGCCGCGCGGCCGGATCACCGGCCCGCGCACCCTCGTCGGCGGCGCCGCCGGACCCAAACTGTTCGCGCACATCGCCGAGTACACCGACGGCTGGCTGCCGATCGGTGGCCGGGGCCTCACCGAGTCCCTCCCCGTCCTGCGCTCGGTGTGGGCGGACGCGGGCCGCGACCCCGCCGCCCTGCACATCGTCCCGTACGCGGTCCTGCCCGCCCCGGGCAAGCTCGCCCACTACGCCGAGCTGGGCATCGAGGAGGTCGTACTCCAGTTGCCGTCGGCGGGGGAGGCCGAGGTGCTGCGGGTGCTGGACGACTACGCGAGCTTCCTGTAG
- a CDS encoding CehA/McbA family metallohydrolase, with the protein MCDDTHGQAQGIGRRALFVTGAAAALTLGSVSFAAADGQHQETRTVRGTLPPGSPDFVYVPVEVPSGVQEIKVSYTYDKPSVPAGTQGNALDIGLFDDRGTELGGRGFRGWSGGARTEFFVRADDATPGYVPGPVREGTWYVALGPYTVAPQGLTYELTITLTYGAAGRTPHPVYPPSRAKGRGRDWYRGDCHLHSWYSDGRRTPAEIAALARAAGLDFINSSDHNTHSSHPHWADQAGDDLLIMLGEEITTRNGHVVALGTEPGTFVDWRYRTRDNRWARFARDVRRAGGLVVPAHPHATCVGCGWKFGFAEADAVEVWNGPYTPDDEATLAEWDNTLVAAVRQGRAWLPAMGNSDAHRDPDVVGSPQTVVLADDLTREAIQEGIRSGRSYVAESKNVVLGFTVTGGRGRQAGIGERLEVAADTPVTVRLEVAGAPRCSVRFVTDQGVLYTSDPLPVSGAGTVEWRTTPTYAAYVRAEVRHETAAGPVPGALAAFTNPVFLGTV; encoded by the coding sequence ATGTGTGACGACACGCACGGCCAGGCCCAGGGCATCGGCAGACGCGCGCTGTTCGTGACGGGTGCCGCCGCTGCCCTTACGTTGGGAAGCGTGAGCTTCGCAGCGGCGGACGGTCAGCACCAGGAGACCCGGACGGTACGCGGCACCCTGCCGCCCGGCTCCCCCGACTTCGTGTACGTGCCGGTCGAAGTCCCCTCCGGCGTCCAGGAGATCAAGGTCTCCTACACCTACGACAAGCCCTCGGTCCCGGCCGGCACCCAGGGCAACGCCCTCGACATCGGCCTCTTCGACGACCGCGGCACCGAGCTGGGCGGCCGGGGCTTTCGCGGCTGGTCGGGCGGCGCCCGCACGGAGTTCTTCGTGCGGGCCGACGACGCGACCCCGGGCTATGTCCCCGGCCCGGTACGGGAGGGCACCTGGTACGTCGCGCTGGGCCCCTACACGGTGGCGCCGCAGGGGCTGACGTACGAGCTGACGATCACCCTCACCTACGGCGCGGCGGGCCGGACACCGCACCCGGTGTACCCGCCCTCCCGGGCGAAGGGCCGGGGCCGGGACTGGTACCGGGGCGACTGCCATCTGCACTCCTGGTACTCCGACGGCCGCCGCACCCCGGCCGAGATCGCGGCCCTGGCGCGGGCGGCGGGCCTGGACTTCATCAACTCCTCGGACCACAACACCCACTCCTCGCACCCCCACTGGGCGGACCAGGCGGGCGACGATCTGCTGATCATGCTCGGCGAGGAGATCACGACCCGCAACGGCCATGTGGTGGCGCTCGGCACGGAGCCCGGCACGTTCGTGGACTGGCGCTACCGGACCCGGGACAACCGCTGGGCCCGCTTCGCCCGGGACGTCCGCCGGGCCGGCGGCCTGGTCGTCCCCGCCCACCCGCACGCCACCTGCGTCGGCTGCGGCTGGAAGTTCGGCTTCGCCGAGGCGGACGCCGTGGAGGTGTGGAACGGCCCGTACACCCCGGACGACGAGGCGACCCTGGCCGAGTGGGACAACACCCTCGTCGCGGCCGTGCGGCAGGGGCGGGCCTGGCTCCCGGCGATGGGCAACAGCGACGCCCACCGCGACCCGGACGTCGTCGGCTCGCCCCAGACGGTCGTCCTCGCCGACGACCTGACCCGGGAGGCGATCCAGGAGGGCATCCGCTCGGGACGCTCGTACGTGGCCGAGTCGAAGAACGTCGTCCTCGGCTTCACGGTGACGGGCGGACGCGGGCGGCAGGCGGGCATCGGGGAGCGGCTGGAGGTGGCCGCCGACACCCCCGTGACCGTACGGCTGGAGGTCGCGGGCGCCCCGCGCTGCTCGGTCCGCTTCGTCACCGACCAGGGCGTGCTGTACACCAGCGATCCGCTGCCGGTGTCGGGCGCGGGCACGGTCGAGTGGCGTACGACGCCCACCTACGCGGCGTACGTGCGTGCCGAGGTGCGGCACGAGACGGCGGCCGGGCCGGTGCCGGGGGCACTGGCGGCGTTCACGAACCCCGTCTTCCTCGGCACCGTGTGA